One Lacunisphaera limnophila DNA window includes the following coding sequences:
- a CDS encoding DUF6268 family outer membrane beta-barrel protein, with product MSLPSLLRPLSLLCLGLVTVHAQPAPVPGAEFTVLYSRSADNALALRGTNVGSVAVDATQLSWRSSVPLSSVTRFTYGLDWNRFDFQRPAASAVPGTLQEIALALGASHRLGREWLLIGNLSPGLYGDLKGDSGDAFNAPLLLLATWLRSPTLAWAFGLRVDGLADRPVIPFIGVNWKFAPDWEFSLGMPRAGVSYAATPDLKWTLGLSVPGGSFHIARDPRPVSAGPRLDDTTLNFHEIRVGLSADWRLNRTFSLNAEAGLITDQKFDYFDRGYVLNGDAAGFFTLGLTGRF from the coding sequence ATGAGCCTGCCTTCGCTGCTTCGCCCCCTCTCCCTGCTGTGTCTCGGGCTGGTCACCGTCCACGCCCAGCCCGCCCCGGTGCCCGGGGCCGAGTTCACCGTGCTATACTCGCGGTCCGCGGATAACGCCTTGGCCCTTCGCGGCACCAATGTCGGTTCGGTCGCCGTCGATGCGACCCAGCTGTCCTGGCGCAGCTCGGTCCCGCTCTCTTCCGTCACCCGCTTCACCTACGGGCTGGATTGGAATCGCTTCGACTTCCAGCGGCCCGCCGCCTCGGCCGTACCCGGCACGCTGCAGGAAATTGCCCTCGCCCTCGGCGCCAGCCACCGCCTGGGCCGGGAATGGCTGCTCATCGGCAACCTCAGCCCAGGTCTGTATGGCGACCTGAAGGGCGACAGCGGCGACGCCTTTAACGCCCCGCTCCTCCTGCTCGCCACCTGGCTCCGCAGCCCCACCCTCGCCTGGGCCTTCGGCTTGCGCGTCGACGGGCTGGCCGACCGGCCGGTCATCCCCTTCATCGGCGTGAATTGGAAATTCGCCCCGGATTGGGAATTCTCCCTCGGCATGCCGCGCGCCGGCGTGAGCTACGCCGCTACCCCTGATCTGAAATGGACGCTCGGGCTCTCCGTGCCGGGTGGCAGCTTCCACATCGCGCGCGACCCGCGCCCGGTCTCCGCCGGCCCCCGCCTCGACGACACCACGCTTAATTTCCACGAGATCCGCGTCGGCCTCTCGGCCGACTGGCGCCTCAACAGAACGTTTTCCCTCAACGCGGAAGCGGGGCTCATTACCGACCAAAAATTCGATTACTTCGACCGGGGCTATGTGCTCAACGGGGACGCCGCCGGCTTCTTCACTTTGGGTCTGACCGGCCGCTTCTAA
- a CDS encoding PLP-dependent aminotransferase family protein, with translation MIETAPPKPVAPTRADSRPLYVELADSLQHLVEQGTLRPGHRVPSVRIMSRQRDVSIATVLQAYTVLENRGFLEARPQSGYYVRPRPPSLAPEPRMAKPMAKPSYVGVNDLTAEVMDYAQNADYIPFGSACPHHSLFPTKKLARILGSVARRDPALLVRSSLNRGYEPLAREIARRYLQAGVPLAHDELVVSTGCTEALNLCLRAVTKPGDTVAIETPAYFGFLEIIQSLNLRALEIPTSSREGMCLDALRTAIEQNDIKAVMVMPGLHNPLGSVMPDEKKQRLYDLLCEYDLPVIEDDIYGDTHFGEVRPKPLKAWDKDGRVLLCSSFGKTLAPGFHVGWTAPGRYLERVRRLKFTNTMGTPLVLQKAIAEFLRDGGYDHHLRSLRRAYHQDLHLFAQGMQKYFPEGTRYSRPQGGNFIWVELPAKVDALRLRKDALNKRINIAPGSLFTLKDRYKHCLRMSCSVPWSDEIDAALRTLGDLIKQQL, from the coding sequence ATGATCGAGACCGCCCCCCCCAAGCCCGTCGCCCCCACCCGCGCCGATTCCCGCCCGCTCTACGTCGAGCTGGCCGATTCCCTCCAGCATCTCGTCGAGCAGGGCACGCTGCGTCCCGGCCATCGCGTGCCATCGGTCCGCATCATGTCCCGCCAGCGCGACGTGAGCATCGCCACCGTCCTCCAAGCCTACACCGTGCTGGAAAACCGCGGCTTCCTTGAGGCCCGGCCCCAGTCCGGTTACTACGTTCGCCCCCGCCCACCCAGCCTGGCGCCCGAGCCCCGCATGGCCAAGCCCATGGCCAAGCCCTCCTACGTCGGCGTCAACGACCTGACCGCCGAGGTCATGGACTACGCCCAGAATGCCGATTACATCCCCTTCGGCTCGGCCTGCCCGCACCACAGCCTCTTCCCGACCAAGAAGCTCGCCCGCATCCTCGGCTCGGTCGCGCGGCGCGACCCCGCGCTGCTGGTCCGCTCCAGCCTCAACCGCGGGTACGAGCCCCTCGCCCGCGAGATCGCGCGCCGCTACCTCCAGGCCGGCGTGCCCCTTGCCCACGACGAGCTCGTCGTCTCCACCGGTTGCACCGAGGCCCTGAACCTCTGCCTGCGCGCCGTCACCAAGCCCGGTGACACCGTGGCCATCGAGACGCCCGCGTACTTTGGTTTCCTCGAGATCATCCAGAGCCTCAACCTGCGCGCCCTGGAGATCCCCACCTCGTCGCGCGAGGGGATGTGCCTCGACGCGCTCCGCACCGCCATCGAGCAGAACGACATCAAGGCCGTCATGGTCATGCCCGGGCTCCACAACCCGCTCGGCTCCGTCATGCCCGACGAGAAGAAGCAGCGCCTCTACGACCTGCTGTGCGAGTACGACCTCCCCGTCATCGAGGACGACATCTACGGCGACACCCACTTCGGCGAGGTCCGCCCCAAGCCGCTCAAGGCCTGGGACAAGGACGGCCGGGTCCTCCTCTGCTCTTCGTTCGGCAAGACCCTCGCCCCCGGCTTCCACGTCGGCTGGACGGCGCCCGGCCGCTACCTCGAGCGCGTGCGCCGCCTCAAGTTCACCAACACCATGGGCACGCCGCTCGTCCTGCAGAAGGCGATCGCCGAGTTCCTGCGCGACGGCGGCTACGACCACCACCTGCGGTCGCTGCGGCGCGCCTACCATCAGGACCTGCATCTCTTCGCGCAGGGCATGCAGAAGTACTTCCCCGAGGGCACGCGCTACAGCCGGCCCCAGGGCGGCAACTTCATCTGGGTGGAACTGCCCGCGAAAGTGGACGCGCTCCGCCTGCGCAAGGACGCCTTGAACAAACGCATCAACATCGCGCCGGGTTCCCTCTTCACCCTCAAGGACCGCTACAAGCACTGCCTGCGCATGAGTTGCAGCGTGCCCTGGTCCGACGAGATCGACGCCGCCCTGCGCACCCTCGGCGACCTCATCAAGCAGCAGCTGTGA
- a CDS encoding DJ-1/PfpI family protein: MRTVAILLFDDVEVLDFAGPFEVFSVTRELAGDQLFTVHTVGLNPGTVRARNGLKVVPEHTLESVPQPDLLIVPGGYGTRALLHQPGVLDWIRRKAPKCELVASVCTGSLVLAKAGLLAGLPATTHYECFDQLRALEPTATVREDVRFTEADRVLTAAGISAGIDLSLHLVARLHGVATAQKTAAYMEYHWTNDGGARR, from the coding sequence ATGCGCACCGTTGCCATCCTCCTTTTCGACGACGTCGAGGTCCTCGACTTCGCCGGCCCGTTCGAAGTGTTTTCCGTCACCCGCGAACTCGCCGGCGACCAGCTGTTCACGGTCCACACCGTCGGCCTCAATCCCGGGACCGTGCGGGCGCGCAACGGCCTGAAGGTCGTCCCGGAGCACACCCTGGAATCAGTCCCCCAACCCGATCTGCTGATTGTCCCCGGCGGCTACGGCACCCGCGCGCTCCTGCATCAGCCCGGCGTGCTCGACTGGATCCGCCGCAAGGCCCCCAAGTGCGAACTGGTCGCCTCGGTCTGCACCGGTTCGCTCGTGCTCGCCAAGGCCGGTCTGCTCGCCGGCCTGCCCGCGACGACGCACTACGAATGTTTCGACCAACTGCGGGCCCTCGAGCCCACCGCCACCGTGCGCGAGGACGTCCGCTTCACCGAAGCCGACCGCGTACTGACCGCCGCCGGCATCTCGGCCGGCATCGACCTGTCCCTGCATCTGGTGGCCCGCCTCCATGGCGTGGCCACCGCCCAAAAAACCGCCGCCTACATGGAATACCACTGGACCAACGACGGCGGCGCCCGGCGCTAG
- a CDS encoding EamA family transporter, which translates to MSAPSRTALIAAFAAIYLIWGSTYLGIRIAVESMPAFLMASSRFIIAGGIVAAFIALTRGFRATPKQWRDNAIIGGFLCLGGNGLVSWAEEKVPSGIATLIISAGPVFIVLMDWAVHTWSKDGSRGTRPNALTFAGLALGFIGLAILVAPDVMATGVGSLDPWRLLGLLGATFFWGVGMMIMRYTRDPAEPFTASGIQMICGSGWLLLASFATGELGRFDPALITSRSVLAWAYLVVFGSLIGFSTFTWLMKHSTPARVSTYAYVNPVVAVFLGWLVLHEPLSPRLFLAATIIIAGVALITIAKTKKTLANPPRPAVAALAASGKAE; encoded by the coding sequence TTGAGCGCTCCCTCCCGCACCGCCCTGATCGCTGCCTTCGCCGCGATCTACCTCATCTGGGGTTCCACGTATCTCGGCATCCGCATCGCCGTGGAATCCATGCCGGCTTTCCTCATGGCCAGCTCGCGCTTCATCATCGCCGGCGGCATCGTGGCGGCCTTCATCGCGCTCACCCGCGGCTTCCGGGCGACCCCCAAGCAATGGCGTGACAACGCCATCATCGGCGGCTTCCTGTGCCTGGGTGGCAACGGTCTCGTGTCGTGGGCCGAAGAGAAGGTGCCCTCCGGCATCGCCACGCTCATCATCTCCGCGGGCCCGGTGTTCATCGTCCTGATGGACTGGGCCGTCCACACGTGGTCCAAGGACGGTTCCCGCGGCACCCGCCCGAACGCCCTGACCTTTGCCGGCCTCGCACTCGGCTTCATCGGCCTGGCCATCCTCGTCGCCCCCGACGTGATGGCCACCGGCGTGGGCAGCTTGGATCCCTGGCGTCTGCTCGGCTTGCTCGGCGCCACCTTCTTCTGGGGCGTGGGCATGATGATCATGCGCTACACGCGCGACCCCGCCGAACCCTTCACCGCCTCAGGCATCCAGATGATCTGCGGCAGCGGCTGGCTCCTGCTCGCCAGCTTCGCGACCGGCGAACTGGGCCGCTTCGATCCCGCGCTGATCACCAGCCGTTCGGTCCTCGCCTGGGCCTACCTCGTTGTCTTCGGATCGCTGATCGGTTTCAGCACCTTCACGTGGCTGATGAAGCACAGCACGCCCGCCCGGGTCTCGACCTACGCCTACGTCAATCCCGTCGTCGCCGTCTTCCTCGGCTGGTTGGTGCTGCACGAGCCCCTGAGCCCGCGCCTCTTCCTGGCCGCCACCATTATCATCGCCGGCGTGGCCCTCATCACGATAGCCAAGACCAAAAAGACCCTCGCCAACCCGCCGCGCCCAGCCGTGGCCGCCTTGGCGGCCTCCGGGAAAGCGGAGTGA
- a CDS encoding efflux RND transporter periplasmic adaptor subunit → MKTFLTFLAFAFAALSLAAAEPGPVHQCPMHPWIKSDKPDAKCTICGMALVAATQAPGGSDQPLDPNLVTLTASQASVTGVQSAPVTRGPLVRSLRVNGVIDDDETRHRILAARVPGRVERLHVNYVGAEVKQGEPLATIFSPEMLTAQRQFVERLKAGSIAFSASDRAAARERLLELGLTEEEIRILEGTLQPTALVNIRAPMSGTVVSRDVYEGQYVETNDKLFEIGDFSRMWFVFDVYESDLGWVRPGQTVELALPSLPGRILTAPVTFIDPNLNETTRTARARVVLDNTDRQLLHRQTGIARVIIETPETLLVPRSAVLQHRGHPVVFVDGGQRGFAAREVRLGRIGDTTAEVIAGLAEGDQVVTQGALLLDGQAQLAHAANGSSQDHGTPVPAKVSAAEPGHDETGYNLLRPLAFAAADAAAALAADDLPGYQHHLPALRATLAAYLAGHAPASRGPLAGLQESLRDGPDLDAARRAFEPFSTALVDLARAAHLTHREKLHAFECPMTPVLGNGRWLSRSAELRNPYFGSAMLECGDELK, encoded by the coding sequence ATGAAAACTTTCCTCACTTTCCTTGCCTTTGCTTTCGCCGCGCTGTCCCTCGCCGCCGCGGAACCCGGCCCCGTCCACCAGTGCCCGATGCACCCGTGGATCAAGTCCGATAAACCCGACGCCAAGTGCACCATCTGCGGCATGGCCCTCGTCGCCGCCACTCAGGCCCCCGGCGGCTCCGACCAACCCCTCGACCCCAATCTCGTCACTCTCACCGCGAGCCAGGCGTCCGTCACCGGCGTGCAGTCCGCCCCGGTTACGCGCGGCCCGCTGGTCCGCTCGCTGCGGGTTAACGGCGTGATCGACGACGACGAGACCCGCCACCGCATCCTCGCCGCCCGCGTGCCGGGCCGCGTCGAACGGCTCCACGTCAACTATGTCGGCGCCGAGGTGAAGCAGGGCGAGCCGCTCGCCACCATCTTCAGCCCCGAGATGCTCACCGCCCAGCGGCAGTTCGTCGAGCGCCTCAAGGCGGGCAGCATTGCCTTCTCCGCCTCCGACCGCGCTGCCGCCCGCGAGCGTCTGCTCGAACTCGGCCTGACCGAGGAGGAGATCCGCATCCTCGAGGGGACGCTGCAACCAACCGCCCTGGTCAATATCCGCGCCCCGATGTCGGGGACGGTCGTGTCCCGCGACGTCTACGAGGGCCAGTATGTCGAGACCAACGACAAGCTCTTCGAGATCGGCGACTTTTCCCGCATGTGGTTCGTCTTTGATGTCTACGAATCCGATCTCGGATGGGTCCGGCCGGGCCAGACCGTCGAGCTCGCCCTGCCCTCCCTGCCCGGCCGCATCCTGACCGCCCCGGTCACCTTCATCGATCCCAACCTCAACGAGACGACCCGCACCGCCCGCGCCCGGGTCGTGCTCGACAACACTGACCGCCAACTCCTACACCGTCAGACTGGGATCGCCCGTGTCATCATCGAGACCCCCGAGACCCTACTCGTGCCCCGGTCCGCCGTGCTCCAGCACCGCGGTCATCCGGTGGTCTTCGTGGATGGCGGCCAGCGGGGCTTCGCCGCCCGCGAGGTCCGGCTCGGCCGCATCGGCGACACCACGGCGGAGGTGATCGCCGGCCTCGCCGAGGGCGACCAAGTCGTGACCCAGGGCGCGCTGCTCCTCGACGGCCAGGCCCAGCTGGCCCATGCCGCCAACGGCAGCAGTCAGGACCACGGCACGCCCGTGCCCGCCAAGGTTTCCGCGGCCGAACCCGGACACGACGAAACCGGCTACAACCTGCTTCGGCCCCTCGCCTTCGCCGCGGCCGATGCCGCGGCCGCCCTCGCCGCCGACGACCTGCCGGGCTACCAGCACCACCTGCCGGCCCTGCGTGCCACGTTGGCCGCCTACCTGGCCGGTCATGCTCCGGCCTCCCGGGGTCCCTTGGCCGGCCTGCAGGAATCCCTGCGGGACGGACCCGACCTGGACGCGGCCCGCCGCGCGTTCGAGCCGTTCAGCACCGCGCTGGTGGATCTCGCCCGCGCCGCACACCTCACCCATCGCGAGAAGCTGCACGCCTTCGAATGCCCGATGACCCCGGTCCTCGGCAACGGCCGCTGGCTCTCCCGGAGCGCCGAGCTCCGCAACCCGTACTTCGGCTCCGCCATGCTGGAGTGCGGCGACGAGCTCAAATGA
- a CDS encoding efflux RND transporter permease subunit → MINRLIHWSLHHRFIVLAGFLALCAWGVVALTRVPIDAIPDLSENQVIVYADWPGRSPQEVEDQITYPLSVSLQGLAGVKTVRATSMFGFSFLTVIFQDKIDPYFARTRVLERLNSLGDLLPESVTARLGPDATGLGWIYQYYLQDSSGTQDLGSLRALQDTFVRYQLAAVPGVAEVASIGGFVRQWQVEVSALKMKQYGVMIGEVMDAVAASNQNIGGKTIEENGAEFIVRGVGLVQSAADLETIALMPRNGTPLLLRDVATVRIGGDFRRGALDVNGRQVVGGIVVMRYGENAWQVIRDVKARLATIAPGLPAGVTVESFYDRSDLIGRAINTLKHALTEEIILVTLAHILFLFHFRSILIVTLPLPASILVSFILMDQFGIPSHIMSLTGIAISIGVLVDAGIVMTENVIRHCERAEEELKRRLTPPEVFQHTLEAATQVGRPMFFSMLVIILAFVPVFMLTGQEGKLFHPLAYTKSFALLGAVLLAITAVPVFCTILVRGPFKPESENWMMKGLLKIYEPVLDWALVHRKTVMGCALGLLAASCIVAFGLPRAVTARLPDSIARHTSGFGSEFMPTLEEGSLLFMPVLLPATSLTEVQRIMAWQDKIMSEHPAVASVAGKLGRAETATDPAPVEMIETTIMLKPESQWPAGTTKASIIADLSAKLMNVPGYVPGFLQPIENRILMTSTGIRAQVGVKLYGDNLDALQQKAFEIERVVTRIQGATGVAPSRVQGKPYLEIAVRRADLARYGLSVRQVYEYVEAGLGGATVGTTLKGRERWPLSVRLEQADREDIDKLGELPLPTPSGANIQLKHVADIKRTVGPNEIQSENGRLRVFVQANVTDRDLGGFVDEIKARITRDVKLEPGMSIEYSGQYEHQLRARQTLLYVFPAVILIIFVLLVITFRSIPEAAHVLLAVPFALTGGVMLQALLGYNFSVAVWVGYIALFGTAIQTGVIMVVYLEEAVARHRERLGRDLTHDELILAVKEGARLRLRPKVMTIATTVASLLPILWSTQTGSEVMKPLAAPVVGGSISSLLHILIVTPVIFTWLRKRKLTM, encoded by the coding sequence ATGATCAACCGCCTCATCCACTGGTCGCTCCACCACCGGTTCATCGTCCTCGCCGGCTTCCTCGCGCTCTGCGCATGGGGCGTGGTCGCCCTGACCCGCGTGCCCATCGACGCCATCCCCGACCTCTCCGAAAACCAGGTGATCGTCTACGCCGACTGGCCGGGCCGCAGCCCACAGGAGGTCGAGGACCAGATCACCTATCCGCTCAGCGTCTCACTGCAGGGCCTCGCCGGCGTGAAGACCGTGCGCGCCACCTCGATGTTCGGCTTCTCGTTCCTCACCGTCATCTTCCAAGACAAGATCGACCCCTACTTCGCCCGCACCCGTGTACTGGAACGGCTCAACTCGCTCGGCGACCTTCTGCCCGAGAGCGTCACCGCCCGCCTCGGCCCCGACGCCACCGGCCTCGGCTGGATCTACCAATATTACCTCCAGGATTCATCCGGCACCCAGGACCTCGGCTCGCTGCGGGCGCTACAGGACACCTTCGTGCGCTACCAGCTTGCCGCGGTGCCCGGTGTGGCCGAGGTCGCCAGCATCGGCGGCTTCGTGCGCCAATGGCAGGTCGAGGTCTCCGCCCTGAAAATGAAGCAATATGGCGTGATGATCGGCGAGGTCATGGACGCCGTCGCCGCCAGCAACCAGAACATCGGCGGCAAGACCATCGAGGAGAACGGCGCTGAATTCATCGTGCGCGGCGTCGGCCTTGTGCAAAGCGCCGCCGACCTCGAGACTATCGCCCTCATGCCGCGCAATGGCACGCCGCTCCTGCTGCGCGACGTCGCCACGGTGCGCATCGGAGGCGACTTCCGCCGCGGCGCCCTGGACGTCAACGGCCGGCAGGTCGTGGGCGGCATCGTCGTCATGCGCTACGGCGAGAACGCCTGGCAGGTCATCCGGGATGTGAAGGCCCGGCTCGCCACCATCGCCCCCGGGCTGCCGGCCGGCGTAACCGTCGAGTCCTTCTACGACCGCAGCGACCTCATCGGCCGCGCCATCAACACATTGAAGCACGCGCTTACTGAGGAAATCATCCTCGTGACGCTCGCCCACATCCTGTTCCTGTTTCATTTCCGCAGCATCCTCATCGTCACCCTGCCGCTTCCGGCCTCGATCCTCGTCTCGTTCATCCTGATGGACCAATTCGGGATCCCCTCCCACATCATGTCGCTGACCGGCATCGCCATCTCCATCGGCGTGCTCGTGGACGCCGGCATCGTCATGACGGAAAATGTCATCCGCCACTGCGAACGCGCCGAGGAGGAGCTGAAGCGACGACTGACCCCGCCCGAGGTTTTCCAGCACACGCTCGAGGCCGCCACCCAGGTCGGCCGGCCGATGTTCTTCTCGATGCTGGTCATCATCCTGGCCTTCGTACCGGTGTTCATGCTGACCGGGCAGGAGGGCAAACTCTTCCACCCGCTCGCCTACACCAAGAGCTTCGCGCTGCTCGGCGCGGTCCTGCTGGCCATCACCGCCGTCCCGGTGTTCTGCACGATCCTCGTGCGCGGCCCCTTCAAGCCCGAGAGCGAAAACTGGATGATGAAGGGTTTGTTGAAAATCTACGAGCCGGTGCTCGACTGGGCGCTGGTCCACCGCAAGACCGTGATGGGTTGCGCCCTCGGCCTGCTCGCCGCTTCGTGCATCGTCGCCTTCGGCCTGCCGCGTGCCGTCACCGCCCGCTTGCCCGATTCGATCGCCCGCCACACGTCGGGTTTCGGCAGCGAGTTCATGCCGACCCTCGAGGAGGGATCGCTGCTCTTCATGCCCGTGCTCCTGCCGGCCACCTCCCTCACCGAGGTCCAGCGCATCATGGCCTGGCAGGACAAGATCATGAGTGAACACCCCGCGGTCGCCTCCGTCGCCGGCAAGCTCGGCCGCGCCGAGACCGCCACCGATCCGGCCCCGGTCGAGATGATCGAGACCACCATCATGCTGAAGCCCGAGAGCCAGTGGCCCGCCGGCACGACCAAGGCCTCTATCATCGCCGATCTCTCCGCCAAGCTCATGAACGTGCCCGGCTATGTGCCCGGCTTCCTCCAGCCCATCGAGAACCGGATCCTGATGACTAGCACCGGCATCCGCGCCCAGGTCGGCGTGAAGCTCTACGGCGACAACCTCGACGCCCTCCAGCAGAAGGCCTTTGAGATCGAGCGCGTGGTCACCCGCATCCAGGGCGCCACCGGCGTCGCGCCCTCCCGCGTGCAGGGCAAACCCTACCTCGAGATCGCCGTCCGCCGCGCCGACCTCGCGCGCTACGGCCTGAGCGTCAGGCAGGTCTACGAATACGTCGAGGCCGGCCTCGGTGGTGCCACGGTCGGCACCACCTTGAAGGGCCGCGAACGCTGGCCCCTGTCTGTCCGGCTGGAGCAGGCCGACCGCGAGGACATCGACAAACTCGGCGAACTCCCCCTGCCCACGCCCTCGGGCGCCAACATCCAGCTGAAGCATGTGGCGGACATCAAGCGCACCGTCGGCCCCAACGAGATCCAGAGCGAAAACGGCCGCCTGCGCGTCTTTGTGCAGGCCAATGTCACCGACCGCGACCTCGGCGGCTTCGTGGACGAAATCAAGGCCCGCATCACCCGCGACGTAAAACTCGAGCCCGGCATGTCCATCGAGTATTCCGGCCAGTATGAGCACCAGCTGCGCGCGCGGCAGACGCTGCTCTATGTGTTCCCCGCCGTCATCCTCATCATCTTCGTGCTGCTCGTGATCACGTTCCGCTCGATCCCGGAGGCGGCGCACGTGCTCCTGGCCGTGCCGTTTGCCCTCACCGGCGGGGTCATGCTGCAGGCCTTGCTCGGCTACAACTTCAGCGTCGCCGTCTGGGTCGGTTACATCGCCCTCTTCGGCACTGCCATCCAGACCGGCGTCATCATGGTCGTCTATCTGGAGGAGGCTGTCGCCCGCCACCGCGAGCGCCTCGGCCGCGATCTCACCCACGACGAACTCATCCTCGCCGTGAAGGAAGGTGCCCGGCTCCGGCTCCGGCCCAAGGTCATGACGATCGCCACCACCGTGGCCTCGCTCCTGCCCATTCTCTGGAGCACCCAGACCGGTTCCGAGGTGATGAAGCCCCTGGCCGCCCCCGTGGTCGGCGGCAGTATTTCCAGCCTCCTGCACATCCTCATCGTGACCCCGGTGATCTTCACCTGGTTGCGGAAACGGAAACTCACGATGTGA
- a CDS encoding NAD(P)H-dependent glycerol-3-phosphate dehydrogenase, translated as MSDPRPLQFTVIGAGAWGTAVAAHLARRGQRTSLVTRRPEHAVAMQLAGENRDYLPGVKLPAALMVTSDLRAALAEADVALIASPSHALRDWCQRMATELGGVGRLQLFISLVKGLELGTLLRPSEVMAQALPGVNVATLTGPTNAAEVAQGLPAAVVLAVATPGAFVDQVQAAMSGSTLRLYTSDDLAGAEYGASLKNIYAIGAGFCDGLKLGDNAKASLITRALTEMVRVGEHLGAKKETFYGLSGFGDLVATCHGAWSRNREFGEKIGAGESVADLLAGRRTVVEGYRTTQALHDLCLQRGLTAPILGEVHAILYQQKKPIDALMSLMTRELKRETSSPFAKK; from the coding sequence ATGTCCGACCCCCGCCCACTCCAGTTCACCGTCATCGGGGCGGGAGCCTGGGGCACGGCGGTGGCGGCGCACCTCGCCCGGCGCGGCCAGCGCACCTCGCTGGTGACCCGCCGGCCCGAGCACGCCGTCGCCATGCAACTGGCCGGGGAGAACCGGGATTATCTGCCCGGGGTGAAACTGCCCGCGGCGCTGATGGTCACGTCGGACCTGCGGGCGGCGCTGGCGGAGGCCGACGTGGCTTTGATCGCCAGCCCCTCGCATGCCCTGCGCGACTGGTGCCAGCGCATGGCGACCGAGCTCGGGGGCGTCGGCCGGCTGCAGCTTTTCATCAGCCTGGTGAAGGGGCTGGAACTCGGCACGCTGCTCCGGCCCAGCGAAGTCATGGCGCAGGCGCTGCCCGGCGTGAACGTGGCCACCCTCACCGGGCCGACCAATGCCGCGGAGGTGGCGCAAGGCCTGCCCGCGGCCGTGGTGCTGGCGGTGGCCACGCCGGGTGCCTTCGTGGATCAGGTGCAGGCCGCCATGAGCGGCTCCACGCTGAGGCTCTATACCAGCGATGACCTGGCCGGCGCCGAATACGGGGCGTCCCTCAAGAACATCTATGCGATCGGCGCGGGTTTTTGCGACGGGCTGAAGCTGGGCGACAATGCCAAGGCCTCGCTCATCACCCGGGCGCTCACGGAAATGGTGCGCGTCGGTGAACACCTGGGCGCGAAGAAGGAGACCTTCTACGGCTTGAGCGGTTTCGGCGACCTCGTGGCCACCTGCCACGGCGCCTGGAGCCGCAACCGTGAGTTCGGCGAGAAGATCGGCGCCGGCGAATCCGTGGCCGACCTGCTGGCCGGGCGGCGCACCGTGGTCGAGGGCTATCGCACCACGCAGGCGCTGCATGATCTGTGCCTGCAGCGCGGCCTCACCGCCCCGATCCTGGGCGAGGTGCATGCGATTCTCTACCAGCAGAAGAAGCCGATCGATGCCCTGATGTCCCTCATGACCCGCGAGCTCAAGCGCGAGACCAGCTCGCCCTTCGCGAAGAAGTAA